In the Chlamydiota bacterium genome, one interval contains:
- a CDS encoding bifunctional nuclease family protein: MKKAKINSLMLIAQMGQYVVVLEAIDDQRLVPIWIGASEGSSIALQLQGAELPRPITHDLIVNILKMFDVKFQKIIVSDLKDNTYFAIIELEFQGRHYEIDARPSDAIAIAVRSDTPIFIDEKVLEKCPKIDRPISDEEVDKFKKDLQNMSPEEFFKRLEKKD, translated from the coding sequence ATGAAAAAAGCTAAAATTAATTCACTGATGCTCATTGCGCAAATGGGCCAGTATGTCGTGGTCTTAGAAGCCATTGATGATCAGCGACTTGTTCCTATTTGGATTGGGGCCTCAGAAGGGAGTTCTATTGCCTTACAACTTCAGGGAGCGGAGTTACCTCGCCCCATTACCCACGATCTCATTGTAAATATACTCAAAATGTTTGACGTAAAGTTTCAGAAAATCATCGTTTCTGATCTTAAGGATAATACCTACTTTGCCATCATTGAGCTAGAATTTCAAGGAAGGCATTATGAAATTGACGCACGCCCCTCGGATGCGATCGCCATCGCCGTACGCTCCGATACTCCTATTTTTATCGATGAAAAAGTCCTAGAAAAATGCCCTAAAATTGACCGACCTATCAGTGATGAGGAAGTTGATAAGTTCAAAAAGGACCTCCAAAATATGAGTCCCGAAGA